A genomic segment from Streptomyces sp. NBC_01233 encodes:
- a CDS encoding GNAT family N-acetyltransferase: MTGVRVAHTAALTGDELREVRALLDEAFEGDFGEEDFEHALGGMHVLVRDAGGVLVAHGSVVQRRVVHGGRALRTGYVEAVAVRAGSRRRGLGGQVMAELEGIITRAYVLGALSASQDGAALYPGRGWAVWPGPVGALSPDGPVRLPDEEGSTYVWVPPGGIRLDPDGRLDFDWRDGDVL, encoded by the coding sequence GTGACGGGCGTGCGCGTCGCACACACCGCCGCTCTGACCGGCGACGAGCTCCGCGAGGTGCGGGCCCTGTTGGACGAGGCCTTCGAGGGGGACTTCGGCGAGGAGGACTTCGAGCACGCCCTCGGCGGGATGCACGTGCTGGTCCGGGACGCGGGCGGCGTGCTCGTCGCGCACGGCAGCGTCGTGCAGCGCCGGGTCGTGCACGGCGGGCGGGCCCTGCGGACCGGGTACGTCGAGGCCGTAGCCGTACGGGCCGGCTCGCGGCGGCGGGGCCTCGGCGGGCAGGTCATGGCCGAGCTCGAAGGGATCATCACGCGGGCCTACGTGCTGGGCGCGCTGTCGGCGTCGCAGGACGGGGCCGCGCTCTACCCCGGCCGCGGCTGGGCGGTGTGGCCGGGCCCGGTCGGGGCGCTGTCGCCGGACGGGCCGGTGCGCCTCCCCGACGAGGAGGGCTCCACCTACGTGTGGGTGCCGCCCGGCGGGATCCGGCTGGACCCCGACGGGCGGCTCGACTTCGACTGGCGGGACGGGGACGTGCTCTAG
- a CDS encoding phosphocholine-specific phospholipase C, with amino-acid sequence MTPISRRGFVGIGAGLMAGAALPAALPTTAAAAAATGTITDVKHVVILMQENRSFDHYFGRLKGVRGFGDRAAGNLPGGWGMFNQPNWGGRQYPWKLSSTPPAGGVDGETLAQCNGDLPHSWSSQHAAWNKGRMDNWVTGVGNTRTLGYLDRGDIPFHYGLADNYTVCDAYFCSTLSATGPNRTFLWSGKVDASSKDGGDESGLTWETYAEALQRAGMSWKVYQNAQDNYGDNGLAYFKKFTDAAPGNPLWDRGMGSVPKVTGSTPDDIAAAIRADVVAGTLPQVSWVVANEAFSEHPYAPPGDGAHFVDLVYRALAANPEVFDSTVLFLNYDENDGFFDHVPPPIAPPGTPGEYLDGVPIGLGFRVPMIVMSPWTRGGWVSSEVFDHTSVLRFMEQWTAALGTPATCPNISAWRRKVAGDLTGVFDFAHPVYGVPAGLPSTAKVIGQSTCGPLPNPAPQDNALPAQEPGTRPARALPYQANGNLDRFEFGAAGKILAWFSMTNQGAEAKRPAHFSIHPHQHRDTAAWQYTVDPGATGSDYFNIGFGHGSGKYDISMYGPNRFLRRFIGDASKTGKDIEVAARFAVEPGTGKTAVYFKMTNSSASPVTFTIRSNAYRTDGPWTYTVPANSSREDYFNAVAYSSGWYDFTILADSDGTWSRRYTGHIESGAPSISGS; translated from the coding sequence GTGACACCGATCAGCCGCAGAGGGTTCGTGGGAATCGGAGCCGGGCTCATGGCGGGAGCCGCCCTGCCCGCGGCGCTGCCGACGACGGCGGCCGCGGCCGCCGCGACCGGCACCATCACCGACGTGAAGCACGTGGTGATCCTCATGCAGGAGAACCGCAGCTTCGACCACTACTTCGGCAGGCTGAAGGGCGTCCGCGGGTTCGGCGACCGCGCCGCCGGCAACCTCCCGGGCGGCTGGGGCATGTTCAACCAGCCCAACTGGGGCGGTCGCCAGTACCCCTGGAAGCTCAGCTCCACGCCGCCGGCCGGCGGCGTCGACGGCGAGACCCTGGCCCAGTGCAACGGCGACCTCCCGCACAGCTGGAGCTCGCAGCACGCGGCCTGGAACAAGGGCCGGATGGACAACTGGGTCACGGGCGTCGGCAACACCCGCACCCTCGGGTACCTGGACCGGGGGGACATCCCCTTCCACTACGGCCTCGCCGACAACTACACGGTCTGCGACGCCTACTTCTGCTCCACCCTCAGCGCGACCGGCCCCAACCGCACCTTCCTGTGGAGCGGCAAGGTCGACGCCTCCAGCAAGGACGGCGGCGACGAGTCCGGCCTGACCTGGGAGACGTACGCGGAGGCCCTCCAGCGGGCCGGCATGAGCTGGAAGGTCTACCAGAACGCCCAGGACAACTACGGGGACAACGGTCTGGCCTACTTCAAGAAGTTCACGGACGCGGCCCCGGGCAACCCCCTGTGGGACCGGGGCATGGGCTCGGTCCCCAAGGTCACCGGCTCCACCCCGGACGACATCGCGGCCGCGATCCGCGCCGACGTCGTCGCGGGCACCCTCCCCCAGGTGTCCTGGGTCGTGGCCAACGAGGCCTTCTCCGAGCACCCGTACGCCCCGCCCGGCGACGGCGCGCACTTCGTGGACCTGGTCTACCGCGCCCTGGCCGCGAACCCGGAGGTCTTCGACTCCACGGTCCTCTTCCTCAACTACGACGAGAACGACGGCTTCTTCGACCACGTGCCCCCGCCCATCGCCCCGCCCGGCACCCCCGGCGAGTACCTGGACGGCGTCCCGATCGGGCTCGGCTTCCGCGTCCCGATGATCGTGATGTCCCCGTGGACCCGCGGCGGCTGGGTGAGCTCGGAGGTCTTCGACCACACCTCCGTCCTGCGGTTCATGGAGCAGTGGACGGCCGCCCTCGGCACCCCGGCCACCTGCCCGAACATCAGCGCCTGGCGCCGGAAGGTGGCCGGCGACCTGACCGGCGTCTTCGACTTCGCACACCCGGTCTACGGAGTCCCCGCAGGCCTCCCCTCCACCGCCAAGGTCATCGGCCAGTCGACCTGCGGCCCGCTGCCCAACCCGGCGCCGCAGGACAACGCCCTCCCGGCGCAGGAACCCGGCACCCGCCCGGCGCGGGCCCTGCCTTACCAGGCGAACGGGAACCTGGACCGCTTCGAGTTCGGGGCGGCCGGCAAGATCCTGGCGTGGTTCTCCATGACCAACCAGGGCGCGGAGGCGAAGCGGCCGGCGCACTTCTCGATCCACCCGCACCAGCACCGGGACACGGCGGCCTGGCAGTACACGGTCGACCCGGGCGCCACCGGCAGCGACTACTTCAACATCGGCTTCGGCCACGGCTCGGGCAAGTACGACATCTCGATGTACGGGCCGAACCGCTTCCTGCGCCGCTTCATCGGCGACGCGTCGAAGACGGGCAAGGACATCGAGGTGGCGGCCCGCTTCGCGGTCGAGCCGGGGACCGGCAAGACGGCGGTCTACTTCAAGATGACGAACTCCTCCGCCTCCCCCGTCACCTTCACGATCCGCTCGAACGCCTACCGCACGGACGGCCCCTGGACCTACACCGTCCCGGCGAACTCCTCGCGCGAGGACTACTTCAACGCGGTGGCCTACAGCAGCGGCTGGTACGACTTCACGATCCTGGCCGACTCCGACGGCACCTGGTCGCGCCGCTACACGGGCCACATCGAATCGGGAGCGCCGAGCATCTCGGGCTCGTAG
- a CDS encoding 3-isopropylmalate dehydrogenase, whose amino-acid sequence MSTSINLAVIPGDGIGQEVVAQGLKVLTAVLPQDVKLETKQYDLGAQRWHRTGETLPDAELEALKHHDAILLGAIGDPSVPSGVLERGLLLKLRFAFDHFINLRPSKLFPNTATPLAGRPDIDFVVVREGTEGPYTGNGGSLRTGTPAEVATEVSLNTAYGVERVVRDAYERANARPRKKLTLVHKNNVLVYAGHLWKNIFDKVGQEYPEVTTDYLHVDAATIFFVTQPDRFDVIVTDNLFGDILTDLAAAVTGGIGLAASGNINPTGAFPSMFEPVHGSAPDIAGTGKADPTATILSVALLLRHLGYEAQAVRIEDAVSADLAERDGTFRSTDAIGDALAARVAG is encoded by the coding sequence ATGTCGACCAGCATCAATCTCGCAGTGATCCCCGGTGATGGCATCGGCCAGGAAGTCGTGGCTCAGGGACTCAAGGTCCTTACCGCGGTCCTGCCCCAGGATGTGAAGCTGGAGACCAAGCAATACGATCTCGGTGCCCAGCGCTGGCACCGCACCGGTGAGACCCTCCCGGACGCGGAACTCGAAGCCCTCAAGCACCACGACGCGATCCTCCTCGGCGCCATCGGCGACCCGTCGGTCCCGTCCGGCGTGCTGGAGCGCGGGCTGCTGCTGAAGCTCCGCTTCGCCTTCGACCACTTCATCAACCTGCGCCCGTCGAAGCTGTTCCCCAACACCGCCACCCCGCTGGCCGGTCGCCCGGACATCGACTTCGTCGTGGTCCGCGAGGGCACCGAGGGCCCGTACACCGGCAACGGCGGCAGCCTGCGCACCGGCACCCCCGCCGAGGTGGCCACCGAGGTCAGCCTCAACACCGCGTACGGCGTGGAGCGCGTGGTCCGCGACGCGTACGAGCGGGCCAATGCCCGCCCCCGCAAGAAGCTGACGCTGGTCCACAAGAACAACGTCCTCGTGTACGCCGGTCACCTGTGGAAGAACATCTTCGACAAGGTCGGCCAGGAGTACCCCGAGGTCACCACCGACTACCTGCACGTCGACGCCGCGACGATCTTCTTCGTCACCCAGCCCGACCGCTTCGACGTCATCGTCACGGACAACCTCTTCGGTGACATCCTCACCGACCTGGCGGCCGCCGTGACCGGCGGAATCGGCCTCGCCGCCTCCGGGAACATCAACCCGACCGGCGCCTTCCCGTCCATGTTCGAGCCCGTCCACGGCTCGGCCCCGGACATCGCCGGCACCGGCAAGGCCGACCCGACCGCGACGATCCTCTCCGTCGCCCTCCTGCTGCGCCACCTCGGCTACGAGGCCCAGGCCGTCCGCATCGAGGACGCGGTCTCCGCCGACCTGGCGGAGCGCGACGGCACCTTCCGCTCCACCGACGCGATCGGCGACGCGCTCGCCGCTCGAGTAGCCGGCTGA
- a CDS encoding branched-chain amino acid aminotransferase, with amino-acid sequence MTTPTIELKPSSNPLSDAEREAILASPGFGRHFTDHMVTIKWTEGRGWHDAELVPYAPLSIDPANMTLHYAQTIFEGLKAYRQPDGTVATFRPEANAARFQASARRMAMPELPAELFIEACDALIKQDRAWVPDSGEASLYLRPFMFASEVGLGVRPANEFLFIVIASPAGAYFPGGVKPVSVWLSEDYVRAVKGGTGAAKTGGNYAASLVAQAQAASHGCDQVVWLDAVEHRWIEEMGGMNLYFVYGDRIVTPELTGSLLPGITRDSLLTIARDLGYTAEEGRLTTEDWQRDNANGTLTEVFACGTAAVITPVGSVKSERANWTQGDGEPGEVTMRLRKALLELQTGHSADTHGWMHPLG; translated from the coding sequence ATGACAACGCCCACGATCGAGCTCAAGCCCTCCTCGAACCCGCTGTCCGATGCGGAGCGCGAGGCGATCCTGGCCAGCCCCGGCTTCGGCCGCCACTTCACCGACCACATGGTGACGATCAAGTGGACCGAGGGCCGCGGCTGGCACGATGCCGAGCTGGTCCCGTACGCGCCGCTCTCGATCGACCCGGCGAACATGACCCTGCACTACGCGCAGACGATCTTCGAGGGGCTCAAGGCCTACCGCCAGCCCGACGGCACCGTGGCCACCTTCCGCCCCGAGGCCAACGCCGCACGCTTCCAGGCCTCCGCCCGCCGCATGGCGATGCCGGAACTGCCGGCCGAGCTGTTCATCGAGGCCTGCGACGCGCTCATCAAGCAGGACCGCGCCTGGGTGCCGGACTCCGGCGAGGCCTCCCTGTACCTGCGGCCGTTCATGTTCGCCTCCGAGGTCGGCCTCGGCGTCCGCCCGGCCAACGAGTTCCTCTTCATCGTCATCGCCTCGCCCGCCGGCGCGTACTTCCCCGGTGGCGTCAAGCCCGTCTCCGTCTGGCTGTCCGAGGACTACGTCCGCGCGGTCAAGGGCGGCACCGGCGCGGCCAAGACCGGCGGCAACTACGCGGCCTCGCTGGTCGCGCAGGCCCAGGCGGCCTCGCACGGCTGCGACCAGGTGGTCTGGCTCGACGCCGTCGAGCACCGCTGGATCGAGGAGATGGGCGGGATGAACCTGTACTTCGTGTACGGCGACCGCATCGTCACCCCGGAGCTCACCGGCTCGCTCCTTCCCGGCATCACCCGCGACTCCCTCCTCACCATCGCCCGCGACCTCGGCTACACCGCCGAGGAGGGCCGCCTGACCACCGAGGACTGGCAGCGCGACAACGCGAACGGCACCCTCACCGAGGTGTTCGCCTGCGGCACCGCCGCCGTCATCACCCCGGTCGGCTCGGTCAAGTCCGAGCGCGCCAACTGGACCCAGGGCGACGGCGAGCCCGGCGAGGTCACCATGCGGCTGCGCAAGGCGCTCCTGGAACTCCAGACCGGCCACAGCGCCGACACCCACGGCTGGATGCACCCGCTCGGCTAG
- a CDS encoding cytosine permease, whose protein sequence is MPIEQRGVDTIPEEERTSGPRDLISILLGSNLCLGVIVFGWLPPSFGLGLWPSVTAIVTGTLIGIAFTAPLALVSLRTATNLSTSSGAQFGVRGRLVGSVVGLLLSLGYTALTLWIGGDVMVGTLSRLTGLPDTGVSRAAMYGVLAACTVVGAVFGYRLLLRLSKVLSIGMVVLLAVGFFAYAPDFTTAAPPETPYLLGSFWPTWLLAAVAAGLSGPVAFITLLGDYTRYISPRRHGSRKVLWATAFGLLIGLLIPQLFGTYTALAARAGLDYAGPLVESAPFWYLVPLLVAAAAGSVGNAGLMLYSMGLDLDAIVPKATRTTATLVAAAVATAFVFFGSFEWDVQSAMTSFVLLLTAIGTPWAVITLIGYVRCRGVYDPDALQVFNRRARGGVYWYSGGWNLRATASWAAGAAVGLAAVSTPVHEGPLLALTSGVDCSFILSGLVGGVVYTALTVRPQAAPAADPAGQMAVAAD, encoded by the coding sequence ATGCCCATCGAACAGCGCGGAGTCGACACCATCCCGGAGGAGGAGCGGACGAGCGGTCCCCGTGACCTGATCTCGATCCTCCTCGGCTCCAACCTCTGCCTCGGTGTGATCGTCTTCGGCTGGCTGCCCCCGTCCTTCGGACTGGGCCTGTGGCCCTCGGTCACCGCCATCGTGACCGGCACGCTCATCGGTATCGCCTTCACCGCGCCGCTGGCGCTCGTCTCCCTGCGCACCGCGACCAACCTCTCCACCTCCAGCGGCGCCCAGTTCGGTGTCCGCGGCCGCCTCGTCGGCTCGGTGGTGGGCCTGCTGCTCTCGCTCGGCTACACGGCGCTGACCCTGTGGATCGGCGGCGACGTGATGGTGGGCACCCTCTCGCGGCTCACCGGGCTGCCGGACACCGGAGTCTCCCGCGCGGCGATGTACGGCGTGCTCGCCGCCTGTACCGTCGTCGGGGCCGTCTTCGGCTACCGGCTGCTGCTGCGCCTGAGCAAGGTGCTCTCCATCGGCATGGTGGTCCTGCTGGCCGTCGGCTTCTTCGCCTACGCCCCCGACTTCACCACCGCCGCCCCGCCCGAGACCCCGTACCTGCTCGGCTCCTTCTGGCCGACGTGGCTGCTGGCCGCCGTCGCCGCCGGGCTCAGCGGGCCCGTCGCCTTCATCACCCTGCTCGGCGACTACACCCGCTACATCTCCCCGCGCCGGCACGGGTCCCGCAAGGTGCTCTGGGCCACCGCGTTCGGCCTGCTCATCGGCCTTCTGATACCGCAGCTCTTCGGTACCTACACCGCCCTGGCCGCCAGGGCGGGGCTGGACTACGCCGGCCCGCTCGTCGAGAGCGCCCCGTTCTGGTACCTGGTCCCGCTGCTGGTCGCCGCCGCGGCCGGTTCGGTGGGCAATGCCGGGCTGATGCTCTACTCCATGGGCCTGGACCTCGACGCGATCGTCCCCAAGGCCACCCGCACCACCGCCACCCTGGTCGCCGCGGCCGTCGCCACCGCCTTCGTCTTCTTCGGCTCCTTCGAGTGGGACGTGCAGTCCGCGATGACCTCCTTCGTGCTGCTGCTGACCGCGATCGGCACCCCGTGGGCCGTCATCACCCTCATCGGGTACGTGCGCTGCCGGGGGGTCTACGACCCCGATGCCCTCCAGGTGTTCAACCGTCGGGCCCGTGGCGGCGTCTACTGGTACAGCGGTGGCTGGAACCTCCGCGCCACCGCCTCCTGGGCGGCCGGCGCGGCCGTGGGACTGGCCGCCGTGTCGACCCCGGTGCACGAGGGCCCGCTGCTGGCCCTCACCAGCGGGGTGGACTGCAGTTTCATCCTGTCGGGGCTGGTCGGCGGCGTGGTGTACACCGCGCTGACGGTCCGGCCGCAGGCGGCACCGGCCGCCGATCCGGCGGGGCAGATGGCAGTGGCGGCCGACTAG
- the ureA gene encoding urease subunit gamma translates to MRLTPTERDRLLLRSAAELARARRARGLKLNVPEATALIADTVCEAARDGKRLAEAIEEARSVLGPGDVLPGVADVVTEVHVEAVFDDGSRLAVVSSPIRGAQPLGDDAPGAVVPGPGVPQPEPVVHLRVRNTAAVPVSVTSHFHFFEANPRLDFDRAAAYGMRLCVPAGSSVRFDPHGEGEVGLVPIGGDRIAIGFAGLVDGPLDAPGAKDEALRRAAACGYLGVAETGSEGAQA, encoded by the coding sequence GTGCGGCTGACCCCTACGGAGCGCGACCGGCTGCTGCTCCGCAGCGCAGCGGAACTGGCCAGGGCCCGTCGGGCCCGTGGCCTGAAACTCAACGTCCCGGAGGCCACCGCGCTGATCGCGGACACGGTCTGCGAGGCCGCGCGCGACGGCAAGCGGCTCGCGGAGGCCATCGAGGAGGCCCGCAGTGTGCTGGGTCCCGGCGACGTCCTGCCGGGCGTCGCCGACGTGGTCACCGAGGTGCACGTGGAGGCCGTCTTCGACGACGGATCCCGCCTCGCGGTGGTCTCGTCGCCCATCCGGGGCGCGCAGCCGCTCGGCGACGACGCCCCGGGCGCGGTCGTCCCCGGCCCCGGCGTCCCCCAGCCGGAGCCGGTGGTGCACCTGCGCGTGCGCAACACCGCCGCCGTGCCGGTGAGCGTCACCTCCCACTTCCACTTCTTCGAGGCCAATCCGCGCCTCGACTTCGACCGCGCCGCGGCCTACGGGATGCGGCTGTGCGTGCCGGCGGGCTCCTCCGTACGGTTCGACCCGCACGGCGAGGGCGAGGTCGGCCTCGTCCCCATCGGCGGCGACCGCATCGCGATCGGCTTCGCCGGCCTGGTCGACGGCCCGCTGGACGCCCCCGGCGCCAAGGACGAGGCCCTGCGGCGCGCGGCGGCCTGCGGCTACCTCGGAGTAGCCGAAACCGGTAGCGAAGGAGCACAGGCGTGA
- a CDS encoding urease subunit alpha → MSRPTRHGDHCAPGSRHIDPHEYASVFGPRAGDRVRLGDSGLTVRVESDAQKPGDEFLAGFGKTARDGLHLKAAAVRETCDVVISNVLVIDAVLGIRKVSIGIREGRIHAIGRAGNPDTLDGVDVVVGTGTSIVSGEGLIATAGAVDTHVHLLSPRIMEASLAAGVTTVIGQEFGPVWGVGVNSPWALKHAFNAFDAWPVNIGFLARGSSSDAAPLVEALAEGGASGFKVHEDMGAHTRALDTALRVAEEHDVQVALHSDGLNECLSVEDTLRVLDGRTIHAFHIEGCGGGHVPNVLKMAGVANVIGSSTNPTLPFGRDAVAEHYGMIVSVHDLKPDLPGDAAMARDRIRAGTMGAEDVLHDLGAIGITSSDAQGMGRAGETIRRTFAMAAKMKGELGPLAGDGEGDDNARVLRYMAKLTINPAIAHGLAHEIGSIEVGKLADIVLWRPPFFGAKPQLVLKSGFPAYGVTGDPNAATDTCEPLVLGPQFGSYGATAADISVAFVSAAAAALGSDEMPTRRRRVAVRGTRGIGPKDLLLNSRVGAVDVDARSGLVSLDGEPLRSEAAESVSLNRLYFL, encoded by the coding sequence GTGAGCAGACCGACCCGGCACGGCGACCACTGTGCGCCGGGCAGCCGGCACATCGACCCGCACGAGTACGCCTCCGTCTTCGGCCCCCGGGCCGGGGACCGGGTCCGGCTCGGCGACTCCGGGCTGACCGTCCGGGTGGAGTCCGATGCGCAGAAGCCCGGTGACGAGTTCCTGGCCGGTTTCGGGAAGACGGCCCGTGACGGTCTGCACCTGAAGGCGGCCGCGGTCCGCGAGACCTGTGACGTGGTGATCAGCAATGTCCTGGTGATCGATGCCGTTCTGGGCATCCGCAAGGTGTCGATCGGTATTCGTGAGGGCCGGATCCACGCGATCGGCCGGGCCGGCAACCCCGACACCCTCGACGGCGTGGACGTCGTCGTCGGCACCGGCACGTCGATCGTCTCCGGCGAGGGCCTGATCGCGACCGCCGGCGCCGTGGACACGCATGTCCACCTGCTTTCCCCGCGGATCATGGAGGCGTCCCTCGCCGCGGGCGTGACCACGGTCATCGGCCAGGAGTTCGGCCCGGTCTGGGGTGTCGGTGTCAACTCGCCCTGGGCGCTGAAGCACGCCTTCAACGCCTTCGACGCCTGGCCCGTCAACATCGGTTTCCTGGCCCGGGGTTCTTCCTCGGACGCGGCTCCGCTGGTGGAGGCGCTGGCCGAGGGCGGGGCGTCCGGTTTCAAGGTCCACGAGGACATGGGTGCGCACACCCGTGCCCTGGACACCGCCCTGCGGGTGGCCGAGGAGCACGACGTGCAGGTCGCCCTGCACTCGGACGGCCTCAACGAGTGCCTCTCCGTCGAGGACACCCTGCGCGTGCTGGACGGCCGGACCATCCACGCCTTCCACATCGAGGGCTGCGGCGGCGGGCACGTTCCCAACGTGCTGAAGATGGCGGGCGTGGCGAACGTCATCGGCTCCTCCACGAACCCGACGCTGCCCTTCGGCCGGGACGCGGTGGCCGAGCACTACGGCATGATCGTCTCCGTCCACGACCTCAAGCCGGACCTGCCGGGTGACGCGGCCATGGCCCGTGACCGGATCCGCGCCGGCACGATGGGCGCGGAGGACGTGCTCCACGACCTCGGGGCGATCGGCATCACCTCCTCCGACGCGCAGGGCATGGGCCGGGCGGGGGAGACCATCCGCCGCACCTTCGCCATGGCCGCCAAGATGAAGGGCGAGCTCGGCCCGCTCGCCGGTGACGGCGAGGGCGACGACAACGCCCGCGTGCTGCGCTATATGGCCAAGCTGACCATCAACCCGGCCATCGCCCACGGTCTGGCCCACGAGATCGGCTCCATCGAGGTCGGCAAGCTCGCCGACATCGTGCTGTGGCGCCCCCCGTTCTTCGGCGCCAAGCCCCAGCTCGTCCTCAAGTCGGGCTTCCCCGCGTACGGAGTCACCGGCGACCCCAACGCCGCCACCGACACCTGCGAACCGCTGGTGCTCGGCCCGCAGTTCGGCTCGTACGGGGCCACCGCGGCCGACATCTCCGTCGCCTTCGTCTCCGCCGCGGCCGCCGCGCTCGGCTCCGACGAGATGCCGACCCGCCGGCGCCGGGTCGCCGTCCGCGGCACCCGCGGCATCGGCCCCAAGGACCTGCTCCTCAACTCCCGGGTGGGCGCGGTCGATGTGGACGCGCGCAGCGGACTCGTCTCCCTCGACGGGGAACCGCTGCGCTCGGAAGCCGCCGAGTCGGTCTCCCTCAACCGCCTGTACTTCTTGTAA
- a CDS encoding agmatine deiminase family protein, which translates to MTAQPAKPVNDGFRMPAEWTPHERTWMAWPSPNPTFTNEQELAEAREAWGAVARAVRSYEPVTLVVSPGDAESARAVVGGDVQLVEQELDDAWMRDIGPTFVTNDAGEIAAVDWTFNGWGAQEWARWDHDSKIARHVSDVAGTRTYSTALVNEGGAIHVDGEGTVLLTDTVQLGEGRNPGWTRQQVEAEIHAHLGTTKAIWLPYGLAGDYGTYGTQGHVDIVAAFARPGVVMVHTQPDPAHPDHERCKTIAAILRASTDARGRQLEVVEIPAPTVLEEDGEWVDYSYINHYLCNGGVVLCSFDDPRDEEAAEIFRGLFPERSVTLVDARTIFAGGGGIHCITQQQPKV; encoded by the coding sequence ATGACTGCACAGCCCGCCAAGCCCGTGAACGACGGCTTCAGGATGCCCGCCGAGTGGACCCCCCACGAGCGCACCTGGATGGCCTGGCCCAGCCCCAACCCCACCTTCACCAACGAGCAGGAGCTCGCCGAGGCCCGCGAGGCCTGGGGCGCCGTCGCCCGCGCGGTCCGTTCGTACGAGCCCGTGACCCTGGTCGTCTCGCCCGGCGACGCCGAGAGTGCCCGCGCGGTCGTCGGCGGCGACGTACAGCTGGTCGAGCAGGAGCTCGACGACGCCTGGATGCGCGACATCGGCCCGACCTTCGTCACCAACGACGCCGGCGAGATCGCGGCCGTCGACTGGACCTTCAACGGCTGGGGCGCCCAGGAGTGGGCCCGCTGGGACCACGACTCGAAGATCGCCCGGCACGTCTCGGACGTGGCCGGCACCCGTACGTACAGCACCGCGCTCGTCAACGAGGGCGGCGCCATCCACGTCGACGGCGAGGGCACCGTGCTCCTCACCGACACCGTGCAGCTGGGCGAGGGCCGCAACCCCGGCTGGACCCGCCAGCAGGTCGAGGCCGAGATCCACGCCCACCTCGGCACCACCAAGGCGATCTGGCTGCCGTACGGCCTGGCCGGCGACTACGGCACCTACGGCACCCAGGGCCACGTCGACATCGTCGCCGCCTTCGCCCGCCCCGGCGTCGTCATGGTGCACACCCAGCCCGACCCGGCCCACCCGGACCACGAGCGCTGCAAGACCATCGCCGCCATCCTGCGCGCCTCCACCGACGCGCGGGGCCGGCAGCTGGAGGTCGTGGAGATCCCCGCGCCGACCGTGCTGGAGGAGGACGGGGAGTGGGTGGACTACTCCTACATCAACCACTACCTGTGCAACGGCGGCGTGGTCCTGTGCTCCTTCGACGACCCGCGCGACGAGGAGGCGGCGGAGATCTTCCGCGGACTGTTCCCCGAGCGGAGCGTGACACTCGTTGACGCACGTACGATTTTCGCCGGGGGTGGCGGTATCCACTGCATCACCCAGCAGCAGCCGAAGGTCTGA
- a CDS encoding TetR/AcrR family transcriptional regulator: MVAGGVPVRAARKNAPPREDVLVAAMATIAERGLEGLTMAGLGREVGMSSGHLLYYFRSKDELLLQTLEWSEAALGSERRALLSRRGPVAERLRAYVDLYVPTQARDPHWTLWLEVWNRSQNAGPQERERQAAIEGAWHRDLVALLAEGISRGEFRPVDAERVATRIRALLDGFSIQLAVGLPTVDRQEILDHVREFLTEALTPQN; this comes from the coding sequence ATGGTGGCGGGTGGAGTACCGGTACGGGCGGCGCGCAAGAACGCGCCCCCGCGCGAGGACGTACTCGTCGCCGCCATGGCCACGATCGCCGAGCGCGGCCTGGAAGGCCTGACCATGGCCGGTCTGGGCCGCGAGGTCGGCATGAGCAGCGGCCACCTCCTCTACTACTTCCGCAGCAAGGACGAGCTCCTGCTGCAGACCCTGGAGTGGAGCGAGGCGGCACTGGGCAGCGAGCGGCGGGCCCTGCTCTCCCGCCGCGGTCCCGTCGCCGAGCGCCTGCGCGCGTACGTCGACCTGTACGTGCCCACGCAGGCCCGCGACCCGCACTGGACGCTGTGGCTGGAGGTCTGGAACCGCTCCCAGAACGCCGGCCCCCAGGAGCGCGAGCGGCAGGCGGCCATCGAGGGCGCCTGGCACCGCGACCTGGTGGCACTGCTCGCCGAGGGCATCTCGCGCGGGGAGTTCCGACCGGTGGACGCCGAGCGCGTGGCGACCCGCATCAGGGCCCTGCTCGACGGATTCAGCATCCAGCTGGCGGTGGGTCTGCCGACGGTGGACCGGCAGGAGATCCTCGACCACGTCCGCGAGTTCCTCACGGAGGCACTCACCCCGCAGAACTAG